The Klebsiella sp. RHBSTW-00484 genome includes a window with the following:
- a CDS encoding DUF554 domain-containing protein, translating into MPVGIFVCSGSLLVGEIFGASLNRFIPEHLKKTLPLIAGLISISMGVFFLNKLVNLPPIALAVIVGTIIGSLAHIEKHIENAGVKLRGPIEKIFPTKGDAGINAEDFTNQFIAVLILFCASGTGIFGALTEGMTGDATILFTKSILDFFTAAIFASALGYIIAVIFVPQLIVFIILFFAASFIMTMINPSMVADFTACGGIIMLATGFRLCGIRAFPTANMLPALLLVMPFSAAWQQFIA; encoded by the coding sequence ATGCCAGTGGGTATTTTTGTTTGCAGCGGCTCACTGCTTGTCGGTGAAATTTTCGGTGCCTCTCTCAACCGATTTATTCCTGAGCATTTAAAAAAGACCTTACCTTTAATTGCCGGATTAATTTCGATCAGCATGGGCGTATTTTTCCTCAACAAACTGGTAAACCTTCCGCCCATCGCCCTGGCAGTCATTGTCGGCACCATTATTGGTAGCCTGGCGCATATTGAAAAACATATCGAAAACGCAGGCGTTAAGCTGCGCGGCCCGATTGAGAAAATATTCCCCACCAAAGGAGATGCAGGCATCAATGCGGAGGATTTTACTAATCAATTTATCGCCGTATTGATTTTGTTCTGCGCCAGCGGCACCGGTATTTTCGGCGCCTTAACGGAAGGTATGACCGGGGATGCAACGATACTGTTTACGAAATCGATCCTCGACTTCTTCACCGCCGCGATTTTTGCCTCCGCACTCGGCTACATTATCGCCGTCATCTTTGTGCCTCAGCTTATTGTCTTCATTATTCTCTTTTTTGCCGCCAGCTTTATCATGACGATGATTAATCCATCGATGGTGGCTGATTTTACGGCCTGCGGGGGCATCATCATGCTAGCGACAGGCTTTCGGCTCTGCGGAATTCGCGCTTTTCCTACTGCAAATATGTTGCCAGCCCTGCTGCTGGTTATGCCGTTCTCTGCCGCCTGGCAGCAATTCATCGCCTGA
- the rep gene encoding DNA helicase Rep, translating to MRLNPGQQQAVEFVTGPCLVLAGAGSGKTRVITNKIAHLIRGCGYQARHIAAVTFTNKAAREMKERVGQTLGRKEARGLMISTFHTLGLDIIKREYAALGMKSNFSLFDDTDQVALLKDLTEGRIEDDKVVFQQLISTISNWKNDLQTPSQAAANAKGERDRIFAHCYSLYDAHMKACNVLDFDDLILLPTLLLQRNEEVRERWQNKIRYLLVDEYQDTNTSQYELVKLLVGQRARFTVVGDDDQSIYSWRGARPQNLVLLSQDFPALQVIKLEQNYRSSGRILKAANILIANNPHVFEKRLFSELGYGVELKVLSANNEEHEAERVAGELIAHHFINKTEYKDYAILYRGNHQSRVFEKMLMQNRIPYKISGGTSFFSRPEIKDLLAYLRVLTNPDDDSAFLRIVNTPKREIGSATLQKLGEWAMGRNKSMFTASFDMGLNQTLTGRGYESLTRFTHWLREIQQLSEREPIVAVRDLIRGVDYESWLYETSPSPKAAEMRMKNVNMLFTWMTEMLEGSEIDEPMTLTQVVTRFTLRDMMERGESDEETDQVQLMTLHASKGLEFPYVYLVGMEEGLLPHQSSIDEDNVDEERRLAYVGITRAQKELTFTLCRERRQYGELVRPEPSRFLLELPQDDLIWEQERKVISAEERMHKGQANVANIRAMLAKAKKG from the coding sequence ATGCGTTTAAACCCTGGCCAACAACAAGCCGTCGAATTCGTTACCGGACCGTGCCTGGTGCTGGCGGGTGCCGGTTCCGGTAAGACCCGCGTTATTACCAATAAAATCGCCCACCTGATCCGCGGCTGCGGTTATCAGGCACGCCATATCGCGGCGGTGACTTTTACCAACAAGGCGGCGCGGGAGATGAAAGAGCGCGTCGGGCAAACGCTGGGGCGCAAAGAAGCACGCGGCTTGATGATCTCCACTTTCCATACGCTGGGGCTGGATATTATTAAACGCGAATACGCCGCTTTGGGGATGAAATCTAACTTCTCGCTATTTGACGATACTGATCAGGTGGCGTTGTTAAAAGATCTCACCGAAGGACGGATCGAAGATGACAAAGTGGTGTTCCAGCAGTTGATCTCGACGATCTCAAACTGGAAAAACGATCTGCAAACCCCTTCACAGGCTGCAGCAAATGCGAAAGGCGAACGGGATCGGATCTTTGCCCACTGCTATAGCTTGTACGATGCGCATATGAAAGCCTGCAACGTACTGGATTTTGACGATCTTATCCTGCTGCCAACGCTGTTGTTGCAGCGCAATGAAGAAGTGCGTGAACGCTGGCAGAACAAGATTCGCTATCTGCTGGTGGATGAATATCAGGATACCAACACCAGCCAATATGAACTGGTGAAATTGCTGGTGGGACAACGGGCGCGCTTTACCGTGGTGGGTGACGACGATCAGTCGATCTACTCCTGGCGCGGCGCACGGCCGCAGAACCTCGTCCTGCTCAGTCAGGATTTCCCGGCGCTGCAGGTGATTAAGCTGGAGCAGAACTACCGCTCTTCCGGGCGTATCCTGAAGGCGGCCAACATTTTAATTGCCAATAACCCGCATGTCTTTGAGAAACGCCTGTTTTCCGAGCTGGGCTATGGCGTGGAACTGAAGGTACTTTCCGCCAATAATGAAGAACATGAAGCTGAACGCGTAGCCGGTGAACTGATCGCTCATCACTTTATTAATAAAACCGAATACAAGGACTATGCGATCCTTTATCGCGGCAACCATCAGTCGCGGGTTTTTGAAAAGATGCTGATGCAAAACCGCATCCCGTACAAAATTTCCGGCGGCACGTCGTTTTTCTCCCGCCCGGAAATTAAAGACCTTCTGGCTTATCTACGCGTGTTGACCAATCCGGACGACGACAGCGCTTTCCTGCGTATCGTGAATACGCCAAAGCGTGAAATTGGTTCGGCGACCCTGCAAAAATTGGGCGAGTGGGCTATGGGGCGTAACAAAAGCATGTTTACCGCCAGCTTCGATATGGGACTGAACCAGACGCTAACCGGGCGCGGCTATGAGTCGCTGACCCGCTTCACCCACTGGCTGCGGGAGATCCAGCAGCTCTCAGAGCGTGAGCCAATTGTCGCCGTCCGCGACCTGATCCGCGGGGTGGATTATGAATCCTGGCTCTACGAGACCTCACCCAGCCCGAAAGCCGCCGAAATGCGGATGAAAAACGTCAATATGCTCTTTACCTGGATGACCGAAATGCTGGAAGGGAGCGAAATCGATGAGCCGATGACGCTCACGCAGGTTGTCACCCGCTTCACGCTGCGCGATATGATGGAACGAGGGGAGTCTGATGAAGAGACGGATCAGGTTCAGTTGATGACGCTTCATGCCTCAAAGGGCCTGGAGTTTCCGTATGTTTATCTGGTCGGCATGGAAGAGGGGTTGCTTCCCCATCAAAGCAGCATTGACGAAGACAACGTCGATGAGGAACGACGCCTTGCTTACGTAGGCATCACCCGTGCGCAGAAAGAGCTGACTTTTACGCTATGTCGGGAACGCCGACAGTACGGTGAGCTAGTGCGTCCGGAGCCGAGCCGCTTCCTGCTGGAGCTGCCGCAGGACGACCTGATTTGGGAGCAGGAGCGCAAGGTTATCTCGGCGGAAGAGAGGATGCATAAAGGCCAGGCGAACGTCGCCAACATCCGGGCGATGCTGGCGAAGGCGAAGAAAGGCTGA
- the rhlB gene encoding ATP-dependent RNA helicase RhlB, producing MSKTHLTEQKFSDFALHPAVIEALETKGFHNCTPIQALALPLTLEGRDVAGQAQTGTGKTMAFLTSTFHYLLTHPAIADRQVNQPRALIMAPTRELAVQIHADAEPLAQTAGLKLGLAYGGDGYDKQLKVLESGVDILIGTTGRLIDYAKQNHINLGAIQVVVLDEADRMYDLGFIKDIRWLFRRMPPANQRLNMLFSATLSYRVRELAFEQMNNAEYVEVEPEQKTGHRIKEELFYPSNEEKMRLLQTLLEEEWPDRAIIFANTKHRCEDVWGHLAADGHRVGLLTGDVAQKKRLRILEEFTRGDIDILVATDVAARGLHIPAVTHVFNYDLPDDCEDYVHRIGRTGRAGASGHSISLACEEYALNLPAIETYIGHSIPVSKYNPDALMTDLPRALRLTRPRPGNGPRRNGPPRNRRRSG from the coding sequence ATGAGCAAAACACACTTAACAGAACAGAAGTTTTCCGACTTCGCCCTGCACCCGGCAGTGATTGAAGCCCTTGAAACAAAAGGGTTTCATAATTGCACACCCATCCAGGCACTCGCTCTCCCGCTGACGCTGGAAGGTCGTGATGTTGCCGGGCAGGCGCAAACCGGTACCGGTAAAACGATGGCGTTTCTTACGTCAACGTTTCATTATCTTCTCACTCACCCGGCCATTGCTGACCGCCAGGTCAACCAGCCGCGCGCACTGATCATGGCTCCGACCCGTGAACTGGCAGTGCAGATCCACGCAGATGCAGAACCGCTGGCACAGACTGCCGGTCTGAAGCTCGGCCTCGCATACGGCGGTGACGGCTACGACAAGCAGTTGAAAGTACTGGAAAGCGGCGTTGATATTCTGATCGGTACCACCGGTCGCCTTATCGACTACGCCAAACAGAACCATATCAACCTCGGCGCCATTCAGGTTGTTGTCCTCGACGAAGCCGATCGCATGTACGATCTCGGCTTTATTAAAGATATTCGTTGGCTGTTCCGTCGTATGCCGCCGGCCAATCAGCGCCTGAACATGCTGTTTTCTGCCACCCTTTCTTATCGCGTGCGTGAACTGGCGTTCGAGCAAATGAACAACGCCGAATACGTTGAAGTCGAGCCGGAGCAGAAAACAGGTCACCGTATTAAAGAAGAGTTATTCTATCCTTCCAACGAAGAAAAAATGCGCCTGCTGCAGACGCTGCTGGAAGAAGAGTGGCCCGATCGTGCAATTATCTTCGCCAATACCAAACATCGCTGTGAGGATGTCTGGGGCCATCTGGCAGCAGACGGGCATCGCGTTGGCCTGTTGACCGGTGACGTCGCGCAGAAAAAACGTCTACGAATTCTCGAAGAGTTCACCCGTGGCGATATCGATATCCTGGTGGCGACAGATGTAGCCGCACGTGGTCTGCATATCCCAGCGGTTACTCACGTCTTTAACTACGACCTACCGGACGATTGTGAAGACTACGTTCACCGCATCGGTCGTACCGGACGCGCTGGCGCTAGCGGTCACTCAATCAGCCTGGCTTGTGAAGAGTACGCGTTGAACCTGCCGGCTATCGAAACCTATATTGGACATTCGATTCCGGTGAGCAAATACAATCCAGATGCGCTCATGACCGATCTGCCAAGGGCGCTACGCCTGACGCGTCCGCGTCCGGGTAACGGTCCACGCCGTAACGGTCCGCCACGTAACCGTCGTCGTTCAGGTTAA
- a CDS encoding LysR family transcriptional regulator: MREELDFKSLRFFSALFRLGNVSSAAEALNISQPTGSLLLKKLRDHFDDPLFVRVGQRMIPTPRADDIAQTIFTILQLVDNELPGNPEFIPQTSTRNFTIGMTDISQMTLLPPLQAQLQQQNAEAITFSVLNIDDQTLGALESGKCDLAIGYLMQLPDSVYQQRLFNQSYVCLAAENHPRICSTFTAENWRLEKHLAVHVNGTGHGDIDKLLNEYGMPRRISLTLPSFLGAGELVAGSELIAVVPEQLAHHIIHRYPCRSWPLPFSLPEIAIRQVWHQRLHRDPGHIWLRSLIANFAVTGSNTILY; encoded by the coding sequence ATGCGGGAAGAACTGGATTTCAAATCGCTGCGTTTTTTTTCCGCCCTCTTCCGCCTGGGGAATGTTTCGTCTGCCGCCGAAGCGCTGAACATCAGTCAGCCTACCGGTAGCCTGCTATTGAAAAAACTACGCGACCATTTTGACGACCCCCTGTTCGTGCGCGTCGGGCAGCGAATGATACCCACGCCGCGAGCTGACGATATTGCACAGACCATTTTTACCATTCTTCAGTTGGTCGATAACGAACTGCCTGGTAACCCTGAATTTATCCCGCAAACCAGCACGCGTAATTTCACCATCGGCATGACCGATATCAGCCAGATGACGTTGTTACCGCCGCTGCAAGCGCAATTACAGCAGCAGAATGCGGAAGCGATTACCTTTTCAGTGCTGAATATTGATGATCAAACGCTGGGTGCTCTCGAGTCAGGTAAGTGTGATTTAGCCATCGGTTATCTGATGCAGCTACCGGATAGCGTTTACCAACAGCGCCTGTTTAATCAATCATATGTCTGCCTGGCGGCAGAAAATCACCCCAGAATCTGCTCCACGTTTACCGCTGAAAACTGGCGGCTGGAAAAGCATCTGGCGGTTCATGTCAACGGTACCGGGCACGGTGATATTGATAAGTTGCTCAATGAGTACGGTATGCCACGTCGTATCTCCCTTACGCTGCCCAGCTTTTTAGGCGCGGGTGAGCTGGTTGCAGGCAGCGAGCTGATCGCCGTCGTACCGGAGCAATTGGCGCACCATATCATCCATCGCTATCCCTGCCGCAGCTGGCCGCTGCCGTTCTCACTGCCGGAAATTGCAATTCGCCAGGTCTGGCATCAGCGCCTGCACCGCGATCCCGGGCACATCTGGTTACGGTCACTGATCGCCAACTTTGCTGTGACGGGTAGCAATACCATCCTTTATTAA
- a CDS encoding nucleoside phosphorylase, whose product MALQPHIQLSKEMTGARYALLPGDPQRVDRIISFLDNPELLGQNREFRAARGWYQGIEILVVSTGIGGPSTAIAIEELRQIGVTTLIRIGSCGALQDNLALGDVIIAHAAVMDDGTSRTYAPAGYPACADPRLTWELMAQSLKMNIPAVCGLVRSHDSFYTDREAELDVQWSARGILGADMESAALMTIGALRGLRTASLLNVVVAHNGCLDSSINDYVQQETLCQQGEERQITLALRAIYSDSQQGGQ is encoded by the coding sequence ATGGCGCTGCAACCCCATATTCAATTGAGCAAAGAGATGACCGGCGCGCGGTATGCGCTGCTGCCGGGGGATCCGCAGCGGGTGGATCGCATTATCAGTTTTCTTGATAACCCGGAGTTGCTGGGCCAGAACCGGGAGTTTCGCGCCGCGCGCGGCTGGTATCAGGGCATTGAAATTCTGGTGGTTTCCACCGGCATCGGCGGGCCATCCACGGCTATCGCCATTGAAGAGCTGCGTCAGATTGGCGTGACCACCTTAATTCGCATCGGGAGCTGTGGGGCATTGCAGGATAACCTTGCGCTCGGCGATGTGATTATCGCTCATGCTGCGGTTATGGATGATGGTACCAGTCGAACCTATGCGCCAGCGGGTTACCCGGCCTGCGCCGATCCGCGGCTTACCTGGGAACTGATGGCGCAGTCACTTAAAATGAATATCCCCGCGGTCTGCGGTCTGGTGCGTAGCCATGACAGTTTTTATACCGATCGCGAAGCGGAACTGGATGTGCAGTGGTCGGCGCGCGGCATTCTGGGGGCGGATATGGAGAGCGCCGCCCTGATGACCATCGGCGCGCTGCGCGGATTACGCACCGCCTCATTACTCAACGTGGTTGTTGCCCACAACGGTTGCCTCGACAGCAGTATCAATGATTATGTCCAGCAGGAAACGCTGTGCCAACAGGGCGAAGAGCGACAAATTACTTTGGCGCTGCGCGCCATTTATTCCGATAGCCAGCAAGGGGGTCAGTGA
- the gppA gene encoding guanosine-5'-triphosphate,3'-diphosphate diphosphatase, translated as MKCMSSTSLYAAIDLGSNSFHMLVVREVAGSIQTLSRIKRKVRLAAGLNSDNTLSAEAMERGWQCLRLFAERLQDIPPAQIRVVATATLRLAVNAGEFLEKAREILGCPVQVISGEEEARLIYQGVAHTTGGADQRLVVDIGGASTELVTGTGAQTTSLFSLSMGCVTWLERYFADRSLTKENFDLAETAAREVLRPVADVLRYHGWKVCVGASGTVQALQEIMMAQGMDERITLAKLQQLKQRAIQCGRLEELEIEGLTLERALVFPSGLAILMAIFSELNIQCMTLAGGALREGLVYGMLHLSVDQDIRSRTLRNIQRRFLVDTEQAQRVAQLSAHFVRQVENSWDIEPLCFDLLQSACQLHEIGLSVEYKQAPLHAAWLVRNLDLPGFTPAQKKLLATLLLNQTNAVDLSSIHQQNAVPPRVAEHMCRLLRLAILFASRRRDDLLPMIALAAEGEKLTLTLPEGWLENHPLGREMVEQECQWQSYVHWPLLLNGDSATK; from the coding sequence ATGAAGTGTATGAGCTCCACCTCGCTCTATGCAGCTATCGACCTGGGTTCCAATAGCTTTCATATGTTGGTTGTACGCGAGGTGGCGGGGAGCATCCAGACCCTCAGTCGTATTAAACGCAAAGTGCGTTTGGCTGCCGGTCTGAATAGCGACAATACGCTCTCCGCAGAAGCAATGGAACGCGGTTGGCAATGTTTACGTCTGTTTGCCGAACGCCTGCAGGATATACCTCCAGCGCAAATTCGCGTGGTCGCCACCGCGACGCTGCGCCTGGCAGTGAACGCTGGCGAATTTCTGGAAAAAGCGCGGGAAATCCTCGGCTGCCCGGTGCAGGTCATCAGCGGAGAAGAGGAAGCACGTCTGATTTATCAGGGCGTTGCGCATACCACTGGCGGCGCGGATCAGCGTCTGGTCGTGGATATCGGCGGAGCCAGTACTGAGCTGGTTACCGGAACCGGTGCGCAAACCACCTCGCTTTTCAGCCTGTCGATGGGCTGCGTCACCTGGCTGGAGCGCTACTTCGCCGATCGCAGCCTCACCAAAGAAAATTTCGACCTTGCCGAAACCGCCGCGCGCGAAGTGCTGCGCCCCGTGGCCGATGTTCTGCGCTATCACGGCTGGAAAGTGTGCGTCGGTGCCTCAGGCACCGTTCAGGCCTTGCAGGAAATCATGATGGCGCAGGGGATGGATGAACGCATCACCTTAGCCAAGCTACAACAGCTCAAACAGCGCGCGATTCAGTGCGGTCGTCTGGAAGAGCTGGAGATTGAAGGCTTAACGCTCGAACGGGCGTTAGTCTTCCCGAGCGGTCTGGCAATACTGATGGCCATTTTCAGTGAGCTGAACATTCAGTGTATGACCCTCGCGGGTGGGGCACTGCGTGAAGGTCTTGTCTACGGCATGCTGCATCTGTCGGTCGATCAGGATATTCGTAGCCGCACGCTGCGTAATATTCAGCGCCGATTTCTGGTGGATACCGAGCAGGCGCAGCGCGTTGCACAGCTGTCCGCGCATTTTGTTCGTCAGGTGGAAAATAGTTGGGATATTGAGCCATTATGCTTCGATCTGCTGCAAAGTGCCTGTCAGCTGCATGAAATAGGCCTGAGCGTAGAGTATAAGCAAGCGCCTCTGCACGCGGCCTGGCTCGTTCGAAATCTCGACCTGCCCGGCTTCACGCCTGCGCAAAAAAAGCTGCTCGCGACGCTGTTATTAAACCAAACCAACGCGGTCGATCTCTCTTCGATTCATCAACAGAACGCAGTTCCGCCGAGGGTGGCTGAGCACATGTGCCGTCTGCTGCGTCTGGCGATCCTGTTTGCCAGCCGTCGACGCGACGACCTGCTGCCGATGATCGCGCTGGCCGCCGAAGGCGAGAAACTCACGCTGACGCTGCCGGAGGGTTGGCTGGAAAATCATCCGCTGGGGCGGGAGATGGTAGAACAAGAGTGCCAGTGGCAAAGCTATGTCCATTGGCCGCTGCTGCTCAACGGGGATAGCGCGACAAAATAG
- the pnuC gene encoding nicotinamide riboside transporter PnuC has translation MDFFSINNVMVNIPLGEGGYALSWIEAIGTVFGLLCIWCASREKIINYLFGLINVTLFAAIFFQIQLYASLLLQVFFFAANIYGWYAWSRQNDEKEAALKVRWLSRQQTLMLGGVCVVAIVLMTQFIDPVFATLTRIMIALLQMTGMQVAMPELQPDAFPFWDSTMLVLSIAAMVLMTRKYVENWLLWVLIDVISVVIYAVQGVYAMSLEYVLLTAIAVMGSYSWIKSAQRNGYTPLAGTAS, from the coding sequence ATGGACTTTTTTAGCATTAACAATGTGATGGTCAACATTCCTCTCGGCGAAGGCGGTTATGCGCTATCGTGGATTGAAGCCATCGGTACCGTGTTTGGCCTGTTGTGCATCTGGTGCGCCAGCCGGGAAAAAATTATCAACTATCTGTTTGGCCTGATTAACGTCACCCTGTTTGCGGCGATTTTTTTCCAGATTCAGCTCTACGCCAGCCTGCTGTTACAGGTGTTTTTCTTCGCCGCCAATATTTACGGCTGGTATGCGTGGAGCCGTCAGAATGATGAGAAAGAAGCCGCGTTGAAGGTGCGCTGGCTCTCCCGCCAGCAGACGTTAATGTTGGGCGGCGTCTGCGTGGTAGCGATTGTGCTGATGACGCAGTTTATCGATCCGGTGTTTGCGACGTTAACCCGTATCATGATCGCCCTGCTGCAAATGACCGGCATGCAGGTTGCGATGCCGGAATTGCAGCCTGACGCGTTCCCGTTCTGGGACTCCACGATGCTGGTGTTGTCCATTGCGGCGATGGTGCTGATGACGCGTAAATACGTGGAAAACTGGCTGCTGTGGGTGCTTATCGACGTGATTAGCGTGGTTATCTACGCGGTGCAGGGCGTTTACGCCATGTCGCTCGAGTACGTCCTGCTGACGGCGATTGCAGTGATGGGATCCTACAGCTGGATCAAGAGTGCTCAGCGCAACGGTTACACGCCGCTTGCCGGGACGGCTTCCTGA
- a CDS encoding amidohydrolase family protein: MRGKIALEEHVSTPKNNSLWDSTGEAARNGSDYMKDVERRLLDRSYQLDEMAQRNIDHVILSLTSPGAQSILNKAEAVSFARETNDYIVENYVKPNPDKFSAFATLALQNPEAAAEELERAVKKLGMKGALINGYTNVQDSEHGLYLDDESMLVFWDKVNELNVPVYLHPREPLEGPARGIYTGYESLIGSAWGFAQETAVHAIRLMMSGLFDRYPNLNLVLGHLGEGLVHMLPRTQHRLYRQRFGCGLGKAEKPLMHYLQNNFIVTTSGHFNTYSLQNALDIMGPDRVMFSVDYPYEDIHQACDWFDPLEMETELKNKIAWGNASRVFNIK, translated from the coding sequence ATGCGTGGAAAAATCGCTTTAGAAGAACACGTTTCAACACCTAAAAATAACAGCCTTTGGGATTCTACCGGCGAAGCGGCAAGAAATGGCTCTGATTATATGAAAGACGTTGAGCGTCGGTTATTAGATCGCAGCTACCAGCTTGACGAAATGGCTCAACGTAATATTGATCACGTTATTTTGTCATTAACTTCACCTGGCGCACAGTCTATTCTTAATAAAGCCGAGGCGGTTTCCTTCGCTCGTGAAACTAACGACTATATTGTCGAAAACTATGTGAAACCCAATCCAGATAAATTCAGCGCTTTTGCTACCCTCGCATTGCAAAACCCGGAAGCCGCTGCTGAAGAACTGGAGCGTGCGGTTAAAAAACTCGGCATGAAAGGCGCACTGATTAACGGTTACACCAACGTTCAGGATAGCGAACACGGCCTGTACCTGGATGATGAATCCATGCTGGTATTTTGGGATAAAGTGAACGAGCTTAACGTCCCGGTTTACCTGCATCCTCGTGAACCTCTGGAAGGCCCGGCACGCGGGATCTACACTGGCTATGAAAGCCTGATCGGCTCAGCCTGGGGTTTTGCCCAGGAAACCGCAGTTCACGCTATTCGCCTGATGATGAGCGGCCTGTTTGACCGTTATCCTAATCTGAATCTGGTGCTGGGGCATTTAGGTGAAGGCCTGGTTCACATGCTGCCGCGTACTCAGCATCGTCTCTACCGTCAGCGCTTCGGTTGCGGTTTGGGTAAAGCGGAAAAACCGTTAATGCACTATTTGCAGAATAACTTCATCGTCACCACCAGCGGTCACTTTAATACCTATTCTCTGCAAAATGCGCTGGATATTATGGGCCCGGATCGCGTGATGTTCTCCGTCGATTATCCGTACGAAGATATCCATCAAGCCTGCGATTGGTTTGATCCGCTGGAAATGGAGACGGAACTGAAAAATAAAATCGCCTGGGGCAACGCCAGCCGCGTATTCAATATTAAATAA